Genomic window (Juglans microcarpa x Juglans regia isolate MS1-56 chromosome 2S, Jm3101_v1.0, whole genome shotgun sequence):
CACCATTTCAGCTGCACAACCCACGCTCTCCTTTGTTCCATAATACAAGCCCTTTATCACTTCCTCAAAAACCCCACCCCTCTCCACCCCATCCTCATTTCCCCCTTTAGTATTGACCAAAAACAAACTCTCCTCAAGTGGCCCACCAAAGAACAATGGCCGATCAGAGAACGTCCCCTCAACATCTATCATAGTTGGCCTTGTTTTCTTGATGGACATAAGTGACGGTCGATTAAGAATGATCCCAGATGGTCCCAGGGGTCCCATTGACAAGACCAGAACCACCGTTCGTTCAAAGATGTGGACACCATCAAGCTTTTCAGTAGCAATGAGCAAGCAACCCTTTTCAGGCTCATGAATAGAGTGAGCCCATTTGTCACCAATTGAGATGGGTGGAGGCTGGTCATCCACCACGACATCTGGATCAACATATGAGGAAGACTCTTGGAACCTTGATGCTCGCTCTCCGGCTACCAATTTCGCTCTGAAGGATCGCCAGTCAGTGTTGTTGTCTTCAGATGGCAAGGACGATGACTCCATATGACAACCTATATAGCATTACAATCCATAAGCAAGCTCAGATAAATACATTgtatatgtgtatgtgtgtgtgtgtggaaatATGATAGTTTTTGTACTACTGATAAAGAAATTGAACCACTTACACGAAACGGGAAACAACAGGCCAACTTTTCTGCTCTTCAATTGCTTAGCATATGCTTTAGGGTGAACCTGGATCGTAGATTTGTTTGAGGGAACAAGTTGTATGGTTTTGGTGAAGGAAGTTGAGGTGAGGAAACGAGCTTCCATGGTTTTAGATTCCCTTCTTCACTTCTTTCTGTCAACTGTGGATTAAGTTGGTGCTGGATAAGATCGAGAAGAAgctgcaaatatatatatatatatttatatgagtcGAGGAGTGATATGCACCACAAAATGTTCCgccatcccatcccatcccatcccatccaAGTATGGATGTTTCCTTCTCAAACTCCAAAGTATGGGCTAGCAGACATTACTTTACACATGGCGAAGTAGGAGAAGAAGTATATCACTACTCATGGACCTTCCTTCGTGGTATTTGGATTGATCAAACCCTTTTTTATGACGTGCCACTCTGATAGCCAGTTACTATTTGTTGTTGTAGTTACCCTTCGACTGAAGCAGCAACTTGGGATGGGAATGgtataattttcaacataacAGGCAGAAATTTCATGTCATTCCACATGGCAGCCTACCAGTggccaatttttatttttggattaatGCCATCGACTTAAAAAAACGCACGAAAAGATAAATAAGGACCTAGCATGAATTTTTGGAACGAGGCATTAGGAATTTAGGAACCAAAATGCGGCTTTGATCAACATACTGTACAAAAGAGGTCCTAATGAAGATTGGATTTGCGCATTTGGGAGTGGATTTGCTTTATCCGACacctttcttccaaaaaaaaaaatattcgttTTGAAagatattgtttattttttatttttcaagatgaGCAAATTAGGACCTTCGTttgttattttagataaaattaattgagattaaaattaaaaatttaataaaatattattagaatatattttttaatattatttttagtttaaaattttaaaaaattaaattatttattttattttatgtaaaaattttaaaaaattgtaataattataaaattaaacgaGTGGACTAGATAATCGCTGACGAGttgaaaatagttataaaatcaAACGAGTGGACTACATAATCGCTGACGTCTTCTAATCggatattttaatttatgtcgAATAGCATCTAACTTTTTGAGTtaccaatattatatattgaatattaAAATCAGATATTACGGgcaacttttattaaaaaaatttattgacgTGACAGATTTTCCAGTTgcacttttttaatatatccaATCAATCACCGTTATTTAAACAAATCTCATGGTTCTTATCGAGACAACGTTcgtgttattaaaaaaatatatggtatTTGTATGATCCAAAGTGTTCAATCAACGATGACAAACATGAATAACAAACCCAGTTAACTCATGGAACCCAACAAAGACCGACTTTTATGGACTGACCATAGAAAATTCTTTCTCGAACAACCGAAAACTAAGGcgtcgtttgtttttaaaaaatatttcatttcatcttattttattttattttattattataatttttttaaatttttatataaaataaaataaataatttaattttttaaatttcaaaacaaaaataatattaaaaaatatattctaagaatattttatttaattttttaactttaatttaatctcatctcatctctaaaaacaaacgagccctaaaagTCCCACCCACCAATCACCAAAACCCGCCCCCGCTTTTCCTTAGGTAATAATAGATATATCTCATGTAggtgagtaaatatgaaatttatataaaaataattaattttttaataatgcactatatttgttttttttaaaatatgtaataattacATAGTTTATGACTGCATTTATCATTACTTGAAATATTTaagtctagaataaaattttttataaattcttataGCTATGAAATATATAACCTATGTAACATATActataaataaaacttctaataaatacatttaaaatagtaagatttatatata
Coding sequences:
- the LOC121252618 gene encoding LOW QUALITY PROTEIN: UPF0301 protein CHU_1773 (The sequence of the model RefSeq protein was modified relative to this genomic sequence to represent the inferred CDS: inserted 1 base in 1 codon), which translates into the protein MEARFLTSTSFTKTIQLVPSNKSTIQVHPKAYAKQLKSRKVGLLFPVSCCHMESSSLPSEDNNTDWRSFRAKLVAGERASRFQESSSYVDPDVVVDDQPPPISIGDKWAHSIHEPEKGCLLIATEKLDGVHIFERTVVLVLSMGPLGPSGIILNRPSLMSIKKTRPTMIDVEGTFSDRPLFFGGPLEESLFLVNTKGGNEDGVERGGVFEEVIKGLYYGTKESVGCAAEMVKRNVVGVGDFRFFDGYCGWEKEXGYWRVAACSPSVVGLASVGSVGMWEEVLGLMDPTKVW